The Agrobacterium larrymoorei sequence GATGTCACGAAGTTGCTGGCTTTTTCCTTGACGAGGAGTTCCGTCCATTCGTCCGTGCCGCGAAACCTCAGATCCGTCTGGATACTGTCGACCGCTGCCGTTTCGATGCGTTCGATATGTTCCTTGAAATGCGCTTCGCCCTTGGCGTGGTAAAGGTCACGGATCACCACCCGAAGGATTTCCTGCATCGCGATCTGCCAGGCAGTGTTGGTAGCGTTGAGTTCGTTGGCTGTCGTTGTTGACATGCTTCCCACCTGTATTGCTGGATTTCTTGGCTCTCACCGGGGATGTCGCGCAAAAGCGCGATGCGGTTTTGCGATAACGGCATGCGACAAAACAAAGGTGTAAAGCGTAAGGAGCGAGTCTGAAGGATCGCGGCACGCTTTAGGACGCGGGACGGGCCGACGGCGTTTTCTTGGTACGCTTGGTAATCAGAGCGGCGACTGCAGATTTACGGTCCGCCAATTCTTTTGCAAGGCGGGCGGCCTTTAGCCGGGCTGTCTTTGCGTCTCGCGCATCGACGGCGGCTTGTAGCTCATCGGCGGCATGATTTTTTGCGAAGAATGGCGTCTGAAGCTTGCCGAAGGCCAGCTCCGCCTGCTGGCGGGATTTGCTGTGTGTTTGTGTCATGGATATTTGCCTTTCCGGCCAAATGCCGAAATGAAAAAGGCCAGGCGAAACGCCTGGCCTCGAATGAAATTGCTCCCGGCAGTGCCAGTACATCCGTGGTCAAAGGGAAGCGGATCTCACTTATGCGGACTGCAGATTGGTCGCAGACATCTTGCCCGACTTGTTGTCGCGCTCGAGTTCGAAGCCAATCTTCTGGCCTTCGACGAGTTCGCGCATTCCTGCGCGCTCGACAGCCGAA is a genomic window containing:
- a CDS encoding cold-shock protein, which encodes MTTGTVKWFNSTKGFGFIQPDNGGADAFVHISAVERAGMRELVEGQKIGFELERDNKSGKMSATNLQSA